One Nitrospinota bacterium genomic region harbors:
- a CDS encoding 30S ribosomal protein S12: MPTINQLVRHGREKLNYKTKSPALTSCPQRRGVCTRVYTATPKKPNSALRKVARVRLTNKYEVTSYIPGVGHNLQEHSIVLIRGGRVKDLPGVRYHIVRGTLDTQGVDARRQSRSKYGAKRPKAAGAADVKKGAKKK, encoded by the coding sequence GTGCCGACTATTAACCAGCTTGTCCGTCATGGACGGGAAAAACTGAACTATAAGACGAAGAGCCCCGCGCTCACGTCGTGCCCGCAGCGGCGCGGCGTCTGTACCCGCGTGTACACCGCCACGCCCAAAAAGCCGAACTCGGCGCTCCGCAAGGTGGCGCGCGTGCGGCTCACCAACAAGTACGAAGTGACGTCCTACATTCCGGGCGTCGGCCACAACCTCCAGGAGCACTCCATCGTCCTGATCCGCGGGGGCCGCGTGAAGGACCTCCCCGGCGTGCGCTACCACATCGTGCGCGGCACGCTGGATACCCAGGGTGTCGATGCCCGGAGGCAGTCGCGTTCGAAGTACGGCGCGAAGCGGCCGAAAGCCGCCGGCGCCGCGGATGTCAAAAAGGGCGCAAAGAAGAAATAA
- a CDS encoding sigma-54-dependent Fis family transcriptional regulator: protein MSEKINLLVVDDEGPLRDLLVERFSRHEFSVAGCASGDDALAAAAKQEFDVGIIDIRMPGMDGIDLFRAIRKTQPQFEAVALTGQATIDNAIEAMKLGFYDYLVKPTKLYELEIIVRKAYEKKMLALENMRLKSRIGLHGVHHEIVGKSEKARDIRALIGKIANTPAPVLVAGEAGTGKEYAARAIHQAGMPKDAPFITVSCGAIPHGILEPQLFGHEEGAFTGAGGKKEGWLEMADGGTIFFEDIEGLHPSTQVKLHRFLESGAFQRIGGNSDIGGSARVIAGTQADLRDLTLKKMFREDLYYRLGIVTLQMPPLRERKEDIPELIDAFLKKTGNNDKKFSVKAVNAMLKYDWPGNLRELNNVVERTALLASKKTIQAKDIPLSLEKKSKGSKLRHLMSLAEVEKEHILYVLGACGGNISRASRILGVSRPKLYRKIGQYKTGGKNG from the coding sequence ATGTCTGAAAAAATAAATCTGTTAGTGGTGGACGACGAAGGACCGCTACGCGACCTCCTGGTGGAGCGATTCTCCCGGCATGAGTTTAGCGTCGCCGGCTGCGCCAGCGGGGACGATGCGCTCGCCGCTGCGGCCAAACAGGAATTCGACGTCGGCATCATCGACATCCGCATGCCCGGGATGGACGGCATCGACCTGTTCCGCGCCATCCGGAAAACCCAGCCGCAGTTCGAGGCGGTGGCGCTCACCGGGCAGGCCACCATCGACAACGCCATCGAGGCCATGAAACTCGGCTTTTACGATTACCTTGTCAAACCGACCAAGCTGTACGAGCTTGAAATAATCGTGCGCAAGGCGTACGAAAAGAAAATGCTGGCGCTGGAAAACATGCGCCTGAAAAGCCGCATCGGCCTGCATGGCGTCCACCACGAAATCGTGGGTAAAAGCGAAAAGGCGCGCGATATCCGCGCACTGATCGGCAAAATCGCCAACACCCCCGCGCCGGTTCTTGTCGCGGGGGAAGCCGGCACCGGCAAGGAATACGCCGCCCGCGCCATCCATCAGGCGGGCATGCCCAAAGACGCCCCCTTCATCACCGTCAGTTGCGGCGCCATCCCGCACGGCATACTGGAACCCCAGCTTTTCGGCCACGAAGAAGGGGCCTTCACCGGCGCGGGGGGAAAAAAAGAGGGTTGGCTGGAAATGGCGGATGGCGGCACCATCTTCTTCGAAGATATCGAGGGTCTTCACCCCTCCACGCAGGTCAAGCTGCACCGCTTTCTCGAATCCGGCGCCTTTCAGCGCATCGGCGGCAACAGCGACATCGGCGGCAGCGCGCGGGTTATCGCCGGCACACAGGCCGATCTGCGCGATCTGACCCTCAAAAAAATGTTCCGCGAAGACCTCTATTACCGGCTGGGCATTGTCACGCTCCAGATGCCGCCGCTGCGCGAACGCAAAGAAGACATTCCGGAGCTGATCGACGCCTTCCTGAAAAAAACCGGCAATAACGATAAAAAGTTCAGCGTCAAGGCGGTGAACGCCATGTTGAAATACGACTGGCCGGGCAACCTGCGCGAGTTGAACAACGTGGTGGAACGGACGGCGCTGCTTGCCTCCAAAAAAACCATTCAGGCCAAAGACATTCCGCTTTCGCTGGAAAAAAAATCCAAGGGGAGCAAACTGCGCCATCTGATGTCGCTCGCGGAAGTGGAGAAGGAACATATCCTCTATGTGTTGGGCGCCTGCGGCGGCAACATCTCCCGCGCGTCACGCATCCTGGGTGTCAGCCGCCCGAAGCTGTACCGCAAAATCGGCCAATACAAGACCGGCGGCAAGAACGGCTGA
- a CDS encoding cation transporter: MEHGGHHHPHAHPHEGGTGRAASDTIRTAFFLNLFFTCFEIGGGFYTNSLAIFSNAVHDMGDTFGIGLSWYMARMAGRERTGAYSYGYGRFSLLAALANGALLTFGCVIILAHAVPRILHPEPSNVSGMLLFAVVGVLVNGAAVLRLKEGRTMNERVVMWHLIEDVLGWLTVLVAGAVMLVKEMPVIDPLLAAVITLYVLWNALKNLRRTGILFLQGVPESVSLPALEERIGSLEGICGLHDLHVWSMDGSYHVVSLHVMTQTPLTAAEVAELKGRIRAVTRESGIEHATIEVETTGAECCPPSPRGMR, from the coding sequence ATGGAACATGGCGGACACCATCACCCCCACGCGCATCCCCATGAAGGGGGAACCGGGCGCGCGGCATCGGATACCATTCGCACCGCGTTTTTTCTGAACCTCTTTTTCACCTGCTTTGAAATCGGCGGCGGGTTCTACACCAATTCGCTCGCCATTTTTTCCAATGCCGTGCATGACATGGGCGATACCTTCGGCATTGGCCTCTCGTGGTACATGGCGCGGATGGCGGGCCGCGAACGAACCGGCGCGTACTCCTACGGTTACGGCCGTTTTTCGCTGTTGGCGGCGCTGGCAAACGGCGCGCTGCTTACCTTCGGTTGCGTCATCATCTTGGCCCACGCCGTGCCGCGCATCCTGCATCCGGAGCCGTCCAACGTTTCGGGGATGTTGCTCTTCGCCGTTGTGGGCGTGTTGGTGAACGGCGCGGCGGTCCTGCGCCTGAAAGAAGGAAGGACGATGAACGAGCGGGTGGTGATGTGGCACCTCATTGAGGATGTGCTTGGGTGGCTGACGGTGCTGGTGGCGGGAGCGGTGATGCTTGTCAAGGAGATGCCGGTGATTGACCCGCTGCTCGCGGCGGTCATCACGTTGTATGTGCTGTGGAATGCGCTCAAAAACCTGCGGCGCACCGGCATCCTTTTCTTGCAGGGAGTGCCGGAATCGGTGAGCCTCCCGGCGCTGGAAGAGCGCATCGGGAGTCTGGAAGGAATATGCGGCCTGCACGACCTGCACGTCTGGAGCATGGACGGCAGCTACCACGTCGTCAGCCTGCACGTCATGACGCAAACACCGCTGACGGCGGCGGAGGTGGCGGAACTCAAAGGGCGCATCCGCGCCGTCACCCGCGAAAGCGGCATCGAACACGCCACCATCGAGGTGGAAACCACCGGCGCCGAGTGTTGTCCCCCAAGCCCGCGGGGCATGCGGTAA
- a CDS encoding BatD family protein — protein MTKRLLFAALLALLAAPPATASAAAADQPRLSLSADKNKVGLDDTLELQLSVSGAGSSSVGEPAIEGMEHFDLLGTSKGEQLSIVNMNITRAATWRYTLRPKKAGETATLRAKVPVGGTNYLSGTVTVETTQGGGGPAQHPPGMFNLPSPFGARSNRKDDFILQARITPTAVWAGEEAVYTLAFYRGADVFSNINFAPPTLKNAWIEQPDEGERHETKPARLGGRGYVLTEMRTLLYPLAAGDMAIPAAAVSFQPAPFSPPVSIKSNELTLKVKPLPEKGKPAGFSGLVGSFSIASSLSQKNGAVGQPLTLTVTVSGRGALHAIPKPADPAIDAERYDPEIKDSFRRDARGSEGSRAFNYIIVPRKEGTLVIPPFSIDFFNPASAAYETAKTAPLTLPVASAPAGSATPAAPAAPGKKSAAAADEPPFYRGQFFYMLLATLMVAAIGAKVLHNRRLAIRRDSGAAHALRAEPLARERLAAAEELLRRNDTAAFLGAVEHAVRGYLSDRLNIPPSAVTPDDIARRLPPETRERYRECLSVLQVCFDARYSPGVFENPAALLERAKKALTIAMTIKN, from the coding sequence ATGACCAAACGTTTACTGTTCGCCGCCCTGCTTGCCCTGCTGGCGGCGCCGCCCGCGACCGCATCCGCCGCGGCGGCGGATCAGCCACGGCTATCCCTTTCCGCCGACAAAAACAAAGTGGGGCTGGACGACACCCTTGAACTGCAGCTCTCCGTCAGCGGCGCCGGATCCTCTTCCGTGGGGGAACCGGCCATCGAGGGAATGGAGCATTTCGATCTGCTCGGCACAAGCAAAGGGGAGCAGCTTTCCATCGTCAACATGAACATCACCCGCGCCGCAACCTGGCGCTACACGCTCCGCCCCAAAAAGGCGGGGGAGACGGCAACCCTGCGCGCAAAAGTGCCGGTGGGGGGAACCAACTACCTTTCCGGCACGGTAACGGTGGAAACCACGCAAGGCGGAGGCGGGCCGGCACAACACCCTCCCGGCATGTTCAACCTCCCCTCCCCGTTCGGCGCGCGGAGCAACCGCAAAGACGATTTCATCCTTCAGGCGCGCATTACGCCAACGGCGGTATGGGCCGGGGAAGAAGCGGTCTACACCCTCGCCTTCTACCGGGGAGCCGATGTTTTTTCCAACATCAACTTCGCGCCGCCCACGCTTAAAAACGCGTGGATTGAACAGCCCGACGAGGGCGAGCGGCACGAAACGAAACCGGCCCGGCTGGGAGGACGCGGCTATGTGCTGACAGAAATGCGGACGCTGCTCTACCCGCTGGCGGCGGGGGATATGGCAATTCCCGCCGCCGCCGTTTCATTCCAGCCGGCTCCCTTCTCGCCCCCGGTGAGCATCAAAAGCAACGAACTGACGCTAAAGGTAAAGCCGCTTCCCGAAAAGGGGAAACCGGCCGGTTTCAGCGGACTGGTGGGGAGTTTCTCCATCGCGTCATCCCTCTCGCAAAAAAACGGCGCCGTGGGACAGCCGCTCACCCTCACCGTCACGGTATCGGGACGCGGCGCGTTGCACGCCATCCCGAAACCGGCGGATCCGGCCATCGACGCGGAACGGTACGACCCGGAAATTAAAGACTCCTTCCGCCGCGACGCGCGCGGAAGCGAAGGAAGCCGCGCCTTCAATTACATCATCGTGCCGAGAAAAGAGGGAACACTTGTCATCCCCCCCTTCAGTATCGACTTCTTCAACCCCGCGTCCGCCGCCTACGAAACGGCGAAAACCGCGCCGCTCACACTGCCGGTGGCCTCCGCTCCCGCGGGAAGCGCCACACCCGCCGCTCCGGCCGCGCCGGGGAAAAAATCCGCCGCCGCGGCGGACGAACCGCCATTTTACCGGGGACAGTTTTTTTACATGCTGCTGGCGACGCTGATGGTGGCGGCAATCGGCGCGAAGGTTCTTCATAACCGCCGCCTGGCAATCCGCCGCGACAGCGGCGCGGCACATGCGTTGCGGGCCGAACCGCTTGCCCGCGAGCGGCTGGCGGCGGCGGAAGAGCTTTTAAGGCGAAATGATACCGCCGCCTTCCTTGGCGCGGTGGAGCATGCCGTTCGCGGCTACCTCTCCGACCGGCTGAATATTCCCCCGTCGGCGGTCACGCCGGATGACATCGCCCGCCGCCTGCCGCCGGAAACGCGGGAACGTTACCGGGAATGCCTCTCGGTGTTACAGGTCTGTTTCGACGCCCGCTACTCCCCCGGCGTTTTTGAAAATCCCGCCGCCCTCCTGGAACGGGCTAAAAAGGCACTGACAATAGCGATGACAATAAAGAATTAG
- a CDS encoding HDOD domain-containing protein, with translation MKVDKSRRRITIQNIQDLPTLSAVITKMVEMLDGQDASPKELANLIEQDQSILSAILKLVNSAFYGFPRKITSVHQAVVILGFGTVKSIALGTSIFKTKPRGGKKEVFDRNALWIHSLGVATASKLIAQKIGHGDADEAFVAGLLHDVGKVVFDTQFSAEFREVAEKAEDKNILILEAEREVLGLDHAEAGQILLFKWQLPLPVVNAVGFHHDLEKAPATYQRLAAIVHLADVICRKLKIGSGGDARLPKVDRGAMKTLHITTPMLEEALKETRDQKELIEQFGDL, from the coding sequence TTGAAAGTTGATAAAAGCAGGCGGCGGATTACCATCCAGAACATTCAGGATTTGCCGACCCTTTCAGCGGTTATAACCAAGATGGTGGAGATGCTCGACGGCCAGGATGCCTCGCCCAAAGAACTGGCCAACCTGATCGAACAAGACCAGTCGATCCTTTCGGCGATCCTCAAACTCGTGAACTCGGCGTTTTACGGCTTTCCCCGCAAGATCACGTCGGTTCACCAGGCGGTGGTGATCCTGGGCTTCGGCACCGTGAAAAGCATCGCGCTGGGAACCTCCATCTTTAAGACGAAACCGCGCGGCGGGAAAAAAGAGGTTTTTGACCGCAATGCGCTCTGGATACACTCGCTGGGGGTGGCCACCGCCTCGAAGCTGATCGCGCAAAAAATCGGCCACGGGGATGCCGACGAAGCGTTTGTCGCCGGCCTTCTGCATGACGTGGGCAAAGTGGTGTTCGACACCCAGTTTTCCGCCGAATTCCGCGAAGTGGCGGAAAAGGCCGAGGACAAAAACATACTGATCCTCGAAGCGGAACGGGAAGTCCTGGGTTTGGATCACGCCGAAGCGGGCCAAATTCTGCTGTTTAAATGGCAGCTGCCGCTGCCGGTGGTGAACGCGGTGGGCTTCCATCACGACCTTGAGAAAGCCCCCGCCACATACCAGCGGCTTGCCGCCATCGTACACTTGGCCGATGTCATCTGCCGCAAGCTCAAAATCGGTTCCGGCGGAGACGCCCGACTGCCAAAAGTAGACCGCGGCGCCATGAAGACGCTGCATATCACCACGCCAATGCTGGAAGAAGCGCTGAAAGAAACCCGGGACCAAAAAGAACTGATCGAGCAGTTTGGGGATTTGTGA
- a CDS encoding GAF domain-containing protein, giving the protein MNEKTASASASLRRRLATAVREREMFARTLAEANARFAEKVKELSILRRIGDSISNNLDERAVCESLVNIITSEMTAENCSVMLLADGGGHLILRAAQGQTDHAPRFFDAADPKAPRIPIGSGVAGMVAKTGKPMLVQNTAEDRHFKKIPGRLKNISSLLCTPISGEKGTVIGVLNLSHPDIGQFSRENEQMLRLIVNHAALAFNNIRLFARIHKFNEELEQAVLKHTEELRNSEGKYRALMQQGSEGVVIAGRDGAIRECNAAAGVLTGRKPAAWAGRNIAAMMPDAAPVILKNLGTGAPASHAPITVETVLRATRGKRGTPASIGASLIPLAAGPVIHITMRDITQRALLDEKLRNYSHDLEEEVRRRTAELKAAQNELIQAAKLAALGELAAGVAHEINNPLAIIAGYAEDLKDRILKGESPGKTTLIRTLDLIAESAQRAHHITQEILDFSTPRATRIAAHNIRELLETSVTMVWPRLKARGISTILRGNALNGEICTDKNQIVQVMINLLNNAADASRENGAITVSARRRGGILEITVIDGGDGIPEKLMGKIFDPFFTTKEPGKGTGLGLSISYRIVQKLGGRITAASRPGKTAFTVLLPIESRDGGDSAQRKPKNV; this is encoded by the coding sequence ATGAATGAGAAAACCGCCAGCGCCTCCGCCAGCCTCCGGCGCAGGCTGGCAACCGCCGTGCGCGAACGCGAGATGTTCGCCCGGACGCTGGCCGAGGCCAACGCCCGCTTCGCCGAAAAGGTGAAGGAGCTCTCGATCCTCCGCCGCATCGGCGACTCCATCAGCAACAATCTGGACGAACGGGCGGTCTGCGAAAGCCTGGTGAACATTATCACCTCCGAGATGACGGCTGAAAACTGTTCCGTGATGCTGTTGGCGGACGGTGGCGGGCATCTGATACTCCGTGCCGCACAAGGGCAAACGGATCACGCGCCCCGCTTCTTCGACGCCGCCGATCCCAAAGCCCCCCGCATCCCCATCGGCAGCGGCGTGGCCGGCATGGTGGCGAAAACCGGCAAGCCGATGCTGGTGCAAAACACCGCCGAGGACCGGCACTTCAAAAAAATTCCCGGCCGGCTCAAGAACATCAGCTCGCTGCTCTGCACGCCGATCTCCGGCGAAAAAGGGACTGTCATCGGAGTGCTGAACCTTTCGCACCCGGACATCGGCCAGTTCTCGCGGGAAAACGAGCAGATGCTGCGCCTTATCGTCAACCACGCGGCGCTTGCGTTCAACAACATCCGGCTCTTCGCCCGCATCCACAAATTCAATGAGGAACTGGAACAGGCCGTGTTAAAGCACACCGAAGAGCTGCGCAACTCCGAAGGCAAATACCGCGCCCTGATGCAGCAGGGTTCGGAGGGGGTCGTCATCGCCGGCCGGGACGGCGCGATACGGGAATGCAACGCCGCCGCGGGCGTCCTGACCGGCCGGAAACCGGCCGCTTGGGCCGGACGGAACATCGCCGCCATGATGCCGGATGCCGCGCCGGTCATTTTGAAGAATCTGGGAACCGGCGCGCCGGCCAGCCATGCGCCAATCACCGTGGAAACCGTATTGCGCGCCACCCGCGGCAAGCGGGGAACGCCGGCGAGCATCGGCGCAAGCCTGATCCCGCTGGCGGCGGGGCCGGTCATCCACATAACCATGCGCGACATCACCCAGCGGGCGCTGCTGGACGAAAAACTGCGGAACTATTCGCACGATCTGGAGGAAGAGGTGCGGCGCCGCACGGCGGAACTGAAAGCGGCGCAAAACGAATTGATCCAGGCGGCGAAGCTGGCCGCGCTGGGCGAACTCGCGGCGGGCGTGGCGCACGAGATAAACAACCCCCTAGCCATCATCGCCGGCTACGCCGAGGACCTGAAAGACCGCATCCTGAAGGGGGAGTCTCCCGGCAAGACCACACTCATCCGAACGCTGGACTTGATCGCGGAGAGCGCCCAGCGCGCCCATCACATTACCCAGGAAATCCTCGATTTTTCCACGCCGCGCGCCACCCGCATCGCGGCGCACAATATCCGGGAACTGCTGGAAACATCCGTGACAATGGTGTGGCCGCGCCTGAAAGCCCGCGGAATTTCCACGATACTGCGGGGAAACGCGCTCAACGGCGAAATATGCACCGATAAAAACCAGATCGTGCAGGTGATGATCAACCTGCTCAACAACGCCGCCGATGCCTCGCGGGAAAACGGCGCCATCACCGTCTCCGCCCGCCGCCGCGGCGGCATACTGGAAATCACCGTCATTGATGGGGGCGATGGCATTCCGGAAAAACTTATGGGGAAGATTTTCGACCCCTTTTTCACCACGAAAGAACCGGGCAAAGGGACGGGCCTGGGGCTTTCCATTTCATACCGCATCGTCCAAAAATTGGGAGGGCGCATCACCGCCGCATCCCGCCCAGGAAAAACCGCTTTCACCGTGCTGCTGCCCATTGAGAGCCGTGACGGCGGCGATTCCGCACAGAGGAAACCAAAAAATGTCTGA
- the rpsG gene encoding 30S ribosomal protein S7: MPRRRRVIKREILPDPIYNDVLITRTVNAIMIQGKKSPAEGHLYGALEIVKEKTGKDPLPIFKKAVQNARPMLEVKSRRVGGATYQVPVEVAPARQTSLAVRWLISMARDRAERGFTNQLASEIMDAANGAGGAIKKKEDTHKMAEANKAFSHYRW, from the coding sequence ATGCCGCGCAGAAGAAGAGTCATTAAACGGGAAATCCTCCCGGATCCGATTTACAACGACGTGCTGATCACCCGCACCGTCAACGCCATCATGATCCAGGGGAAGAAGAGCCCGGCCGAAGGGCACCTCTACGGCGCCCTGGAGATCGTTAAGGAAAAAACCGGCAAGGATCCGCTGCCGATTTTCAAAAAGGCGGTGCAGAACGCCCGCCCGATGCTTGAAGTGAAGTCGCGCCGCGTCGGCGGCGCCACCTATCAGGTGCCGGTCGAGGTTGCCCCCGCGCGCCAGACCAGCCTGGCGGTGCGCTGGCTCATCAGCATGGCCCGCGACCGCGCCGAGCGCGGGTTCACCAACCAGCTCGCCTCCGAGATCATGGACGCCGCCAACGGGGCCGGCGGAGCAATCAAGAAGAAAGAAGACACCCACAAGATGGCGGAGGCGAACAAGGCCTTCTCCCATTACCGCTGGTAA
- the fusA gene encoding elongation factor G, protein MARITPLERYRNIGIVAHIDAGKTTVTERILFYTGVTHKIGEVHDGTATMDWMEQEQERGITITSAATTCFWKNHRVNIIDTPGHVDFTVEVERSLRVLDGAVGVFCAVGGVQPQSETVWRQGDKYHVPRIAFVNKMDRVGADFFNVVHELKDKLGHTPLVLQLPIGFEEAFTGIVDLVKMKGIIYTANDVLGSTFEIVDIPADLKAQAEEYRVKLLETVCEADDALMGRYLEGDTDFTEAEIKEAIRKGTVGFKFVPMICGSAFKNKGVQALLDAVTDYLPSPMEVKPVAGTSMDSETEMHRVASDDEPFAGLAFKIMTDPFVGHLTFVRVYSGILAAGTYAYNSTRGNGHRERIGRLLQMHANKREDIKEVRAGDICAVVGLKNTLTGDTLCDEANQIVLERMIFPEPVISIAIEPKSKAEQDKLGTGLAKLAQEDPTFHVKVDQETGQTLIAGMGELHLEIIVDRLRREFGVNANVSKPQVAYRETIKKKVEQEGKFVRQTGGRGQFGHVWITVEPLAAGEHYKFNNKIVGGVIPKEFIPAVDKGIREALEGGVIAGFPMIDVSVDLIDGSFHEVDSSEMAFKIAGSMAFKEACKKANPVLLEPIMDVEVVVPEQYMGDVIGNLSSRRGKIMEMTNRGNARIVRAEVPLAEMFGYSTDVRSMSQGRATYTMQFKKYSEVPKQVSEEIIAKHAGTEKANA, encoded by the coding sequence ATGGCCAGAATCACTCCGCTTGAGCGTTACCGGAACATAGGGATCGTCGCCCATATCGACGCGGGCAAGACCACCGTCACGGAACGGATACTGTTTTACACCGGCGTGACCCACAAGATCGGCGAAGTGCATGACGGCACCGCCACCATGGACTGGATGGAGCAGGAACAGGAGCGCGGCATCACCATCACCTCCGCCGCCACCACCTGCTTCTGGAAAAACCACCGCGTCAACATCATCGATACCCCCGGCCACGTCGATTTCACCGTTGAAGTGGAGCGCTCGCTCCGCGTTCTCGACGGCGCGGTCGGCGTGTTCTGCGCCGTCGGCGGCGTGCAGCCGCAGTCTGAAACCGTCTGGCGCCAGGGCGACAAGTACCATGTCCCGCGCATCGCGTTCGTCAACAAGATGGATCGCGTCGGCGCCGACTTCTTCAACGTCGTCCATGAGCTGAAGGACAAGCTTGGGCACACCCCGCTGGTTCTCCAGCTTCCGATAGGATTTGAAGAAGCTTTCACCGGCATCGTCGACCTCGTCAAGATGAAGGGGATTATCTACACCGCCAACGACGTGCTCGGCTCCACCTTCGAAATCGTCGACATCCCCGCCGACCTGAAAGCCCAAGCCGAGGAATACCGCGTGAAATTGCTTGAGACCGTCTGCGAAGCGGACGATGCCCTTATGGGCCGTTACCTCGAAGGGGATACCGATTTCACCGAAGCGGAGATCAAGGAAGCCATCCGCAAGGGAACCGTCGGTTTCAAGTTTGTGCCGATGATCTGCGGCTCCGCCTTCAAGAACAAAGGGGTGCAGGCCCTGCTTGACGCCGTCACCGATTACCTTCCCTCGCCGATGGAAGTCAAGCCGGTCGCCGGTACGTCCATGGATTCGGAAACCGAAATGCACCGCGTCGCGTCGGATGACGAACCGTTCGCCGGCCTCGCGTTTAAGATCATGACCGACCCGTTCGTCGGACACCTGACATTCGTGCGCGTCTATTCCGGCATTCTTGCCGCCGGCACCTACGCCTATAACTCGACCCGCGGCAACGGCCACCGCGAGCGGATCGGCCGCCTCCTCCAGATGCACGCCAACAAGCGCGAGGATATAAAAGAAGTCCGCGCCGGCGATATCTGCGCGGTGGTGGGGCTGAAAAACACCCTCACCGGCGATACGCTCTGCGACGAAGCCAACCAGATAGTTCTTGAAAGAATGATATTTCCCGAACCGGTCATCTCCATCGCCATCGAGCCGAAGTCGAAGGCCGAGCAGGACAAGCTGGGCACCGGCTTGGCCAAGCTGGCGCAGGAAGACCCGACTTTCCATGTGAAGGTGGATCAAGAGACCGGCCAGACCCTTATCGCCGGCATGGGCGAACTCCACCTTGAAATCATCGTCGACCGCCTGCGGCGCGAATTCGGCGTCAACGCCAACGTGTCGAAGCCGCAGGTTGCCTACCGCGAAACCATCAAGAAGAAGGTGGAGCAGGAGGGCAAGTTCGTGCGCCAGACCGGCGGCCGCGGCCAGTTCGGCCACGTCTGGATCACCGTCGAGCCCCTTGCGGCCGGCGAACACTACAAATTCAACAACAAGATCGTCGGCGGCGTCATCCCGAAAGAATTCATCCCGGCCGTCGACAAGGGGATCCGCGAGGCCCTCGAAGGGGGCGTCATCGCCGGCTTTCCGATGATCGACGTTTCCGTCGATCTCATCGACGGCTCGTTCCACGAAGTCGACTCGTCGGAAATGGCGTTTAAAATCGCCGGTTCCATGGCTTTCAAGGAAGCGTGCAAAAAGGCGAACCCGGTTCTGCTGGAACCGATCATGGACGTGGAAGTGGTCGTGCCGGAACAGTACATGGGGGACGTGATAGGCAACCTGTCGTCGCGCCGCGGCAAAATCATGGAAATGACAAACCGCGGGAACGCCCGCATCGTCCGCGCCGAGGTGCCGCTGGCCGAAATGTTCGGCTATTCCACCGACGTGCGCTCGATGTCGCAGGGGCGCGCGACCTACACGATGCAGTTCAAGAAATATTCGGAAGTGCCCAAGCAGGTGAGCGAAGAAATCATCGCCAAGCACGCCGGAACAGAAAAAGCGAACGCGTAA
- the tuf gene encoding elongation factor Tu: MAKEKFERTKPHVNVGTIGHVDHGKTTLTASITEVLSKKGMAEYIPFDQIDKAPEERERGITIATAHVEYNSDKRHYAHVDCPGHADYVKNMITGAAQMDGAILVVSAADGPMPQTREHILLARQVGVPYVVVFMNKCDQVDDPELLDLVELEVRELLTKYKFPGDITPVIRGSALQAMNNPEDPEKTKCIWDLLAALDSYVPEPKREIDKPFLMPAEDVFSISGRGTVVTGRIDRGIIKVGEEVEIVGLRDTQKTVVTGVEMFRKLLDEGRAGDNVGLLLRGTKREDVERGQVLCKPGTITPHKKFKAEAYILTKEEGGRHTPFFNGYKPQFYFRTTDVTGSAALPAGVEMVMPGDNVTMIVELIHPIAMEKELRFAIREGGRTVGAGVVVE, translated from the coding sequence ATGGCGAAAGAGAAGTTTGAGCGGACAAAGCCGCACGTTAACGTCGGCACGATCGGCCACGTCGATCACGGCAAAACGACGCTGACGGCGTCGATCACGGAAGTGCTGTCGAAGAAGGGCATGGCGGAATACATTCCGTTCGACCAGATCGACAAGGCGCCGGAAGAACGCGAGCGCGGGATCACGATAGCCACGGCCCACGTCGAGTACAACTCCGATAAGCGGCACTACGCGCACGTCGACTGCCCCGGCCACGCGGACTACGTGAAGAACATGATCACGGGCGCGGCGCAGATGGACGGCGCGATATTGGTGGTGAGCGCGGCGGACGGCCCGATGCCGCAGACGCGCGAGCACATTCTGCTGGCGCGCCAGGTCGGCGTTCCGTACGTGGTGGTGTTCATGAACAAGTGCGACCAGGTCGACGATCCGGAGCTTTTGGATCTTGTGGAGCTGGAAGTGCGCGAGCTTTTGACGAAGTACAAGTTTCCGGGCGACATCACCCCGGTTATCAGGGGTTCGGCGCTGCAGGCGATGAACAACCCGGAGGATCCCGAGAAGACGAAGTGCATCTGGGATCTGCTGGCGGCGCTTGACAGCTATGTGCCGGAACCGAAGCGCGAGATCGACAAGCCGTTCCTGATGCCGGCGGAGGACGTGTTCTCCATTTCCGGGCGCGGGACGGTGGTGACGGGGCGTATCGACCGCGGGATCATCAAGGTCGGCGAAGAAGTCGAGATCGTCGGGCTGCGCGACACGCAGAAGACGGTGGTGACGGGCGTCGAGATGTTCCGGAAGCTTCTGGACGAAGGGCGCGCGGGCGACAACGTGGGCCTTTTGCTGCGCGGGACGAAGCGCGAGGACGTCGAGCGCGGGCAGGTGCTGTGCAAGCCGGGGACGATCACGCCGCACAAGAAGTTCAAGGCGGAAGCGTACATATTGACGAAGGAAGAGGGCGGCCGCCATACGCCGTTTTTCAACGGGTACAAGCCGCAGTTTTATTTCCGGACGACCGACGTGACCGGTTCGGCGGCTTTGCCGGCGGGCGTGGAGATGGTGATGCCGGGCGACAACGTGACGATGATAGTCGAGCTCATTCACCCCATAGCGATGGAAAAGGAACTCCGGTTCGCCATCCGCGAAGGGGGCCGCACCGTGGGCGCGGGCGTCGTCGTCGAGAT